The Epinephelus lanceolatus isolate andai-2023 chromosome 10, ASM4190304v1, whole genome shotgun sequence genomic sequence CTGCCAACCTAATACTAATAAATAATTGCTTCTGACCATTCACATTTGAACGAGTATCGATTAAGGTACCTCGAATTTTGTACCACTACCCAAGGAACCTTTTTTCGGTATTTCACTGTCTGTAGGCTGACAATTTAAATGGaatttttgaacaagctgcagcCAACAAGGGATTCTTCTCTTTCTAATCACATATAGAGctaagtctgtctgtctgtctgtctgcttcctTATATGTGGAAACAGTTTGTAATTTAAAAGAACAGCAGTGATACCTGactatttctaaaataaaaaacaaaagaaaacagaccaGATAGACTGAAAATATCTGTGCTGCAGTAATTGTTTCAGCTCCCTTGGAAGTCAGCGGAGCTGCGTAGCCGGCTTCCCAGGTTCGGGGCACTTTGGTGCTTTCTTTCTCTGCAGAGCTCCGTTGTCTCTGCCTCAAAGCGCCACAAAGTGCCCCAGAGCCACAGTACCGGCTATGGAGTTCTGCTGGTGGCTTCCCAGATTTACGGCGCTTCACATTGCTCCTGCCTCATGCCTGAACCCAACGTTCTCACCCAGGTGCACTCTAAAGCCTCTTACAGACTGTGAGAtattttagcaatcttataagttAAGTTTAAGCTACACTGTGCGAtgtggatctaataaacttgggtacgacataaggtttgatgtatgcagactgtacgatgacagcgcCTACTGAATCGCAGGCTACGACATACAATCCGAtagcttcccatactgagtgTGCACGGATACTGCATGGTTTATTgcttctccaactgtgaagctCAATGTAGAGGGTCACATTACGAAATAACCTTAAATTTTGTGGGCATTATATACTGCGGTGTGTGTTCGCTGCTATTTCCTTCAACGCTTCATCCTTCTTTACGCAATCACGCATTTCTTTTagcgtgttttgcctccatggtgggctgctgtccgtctgtctgtttgGGTTTAGTGCTGATCAGtgcatcatttcatgctgcatttctattgatTGGTTTGTCAGCAAAGCTgataacagcagtcacacagtgagatagtcatcccaaatttctgacactggcAGAATTTTATCCaaggctgtctttgatcacaGACGGTGACAAcagccatccttgaacctctcttACTGTGCGACGTAGGACCACTAGTTTCTTTGACGTTGGTCATCTTTTGTcagggacagcccaaaatcgcacagtgtatacaGGGCCTTGGGAAccaaaatttggcacagattAATTTAACGCGAATTTGTGCGTGGTAGTACCGACGGAATTCAGTTAGTACCTGTTACTGTGGACATTTACCTGGATGCTAATCATTAGATTGTCAGATGATCAAAGCTATAACCCACTTACAGATTTTAGCTTTAGATATTATACCTGATTACCTCATTCGGAGTAAGTAGAACCCATTTAATACAGTCTGTCTACAAATCTGaaatctgcagctcccctcagcTTTACATTGTTTATCTGTCTGGCCACAACTTAACTGTTTTCCGTTCACTGCGCTCTGATGGCGTCATTTTCagagaaaaaatataaaaaagacaccacgctctacctgctgagcagcagacagacataattaatgactagctggtgaacacagtggaacaTTTAACAACTAAAGAGACAGATGTTGCCCTATAGAACAGTGCACTATTGAAGCAGAAAGTCATATTGTCCTGCATTTTAAATCCCACAGATACCGACGTAATCATCTTCCCATCTTGAGATAATGGCTCCATTTCCCAAAGCTGTTATCTCAAGAACTCAGAGGATCGGCAGGGAAATTACATGAATACTTGGCATTTATATGCCATCATGTATTCATGATTTGACATACGCATTTGATAATTAAACATGATTGAGGGGTGAACACACTTGAAGCTATTGCTGCTGTCAGCGGAAAACAGAATTACATTTTTCTCATTAAATAGTCTGCATTCAGAGATATTAGAAagttactttaattaatgttaacGTTATTGGAATAATGATTAGGATggtgatgtgtgtgcatgtgcaaacATAGTGTCAGTATGCTTTTTGTTATATACTGATCAATATGGATGATGTGGCTTTAAAACTCTTCGTTCACTGACACCTTTGGACAGAGTTTcttcttattaaaaaaaaatgcagttataGAAATACAGTGTTCTACTGACTCATCAGGAGTATTGTAGAAAAAGTCTAAGCTGTCACAGCAGCTCCAGAAGGGAAGTAATACTGGAGAACTAGGAGAACATCCTGATCTCTGGACACCAGCAGCCTTAAGCAAACTGTGTCAAACACACAGGAATTAAATACACTGCAGCAAACCACAGTCAAACTCTGCAGACCTCTGCTGCACAATCGTCCTGTGAAGTCTTTTAAGCATCAAATAGTTCATAGTGTTTCTCTATGAACCTCTGAATATTCAGTATAGAGCTGCATTGAGCAGTCGATTTTAAAATTCATCTGCAACAAttttgatcatttattttttttaagtacattttttaaGCAGAATAAGCCAAAATtcactggttccagcttctcaaatgtaaatatttgcaaGATTTGTAACTCTTTTATGATAATAGACCGAATCTTTTTTggctttggactgttggtcggagaaaacaacatttgaaaatgtcacattGGACTCTGAGGACTGCTTGTGCACCTGCCCTGTTTCCTGTCAAttttgtttgccccctcagtgcgggttgtttgggcaggtgtgaacacagcaattgcaaCCGGACCGAGatttcttgaagaggtggtctcagtccggttccaaaggaactctggtgcggttggtttgtggtgagaaggtgttccgacctggatgtgaagcaactgcagtcacatgacacattgtttgggttaaacatgagcatgttacagtcctggaggattattaatgtgcacctcctcctgtactgccttaatatgcacattcagcacatccaatgcatcaaaacattgttttctagttggagccgtgcctcgttttcaaactgtatgctttgactaaaatgaataatgacagcaatatagtccacgatgagcagcactaaaatcaacctgcgtagttgtccctccattgtgacattagaaagtgtcacatttatcttgcaagtgtactcttcttcaacgtttgctttacttcctggatttttcccacatggaaattctgaccaatcaagagcagctttctcacacaaggcatttgatctggtccgcttgtaaatgctgccgtgagaacatgaaccaactctagggctgaaagcaccctgagagACCAAACAATCAATTAATTTTGAGAAATGAAATCTTTATTTAGAATGTTATTCAAGGTGTCAGTTTAAAAGTAATCTCACAGAATAAGGGCACGGTTATATTTACAGAGCCTTCACTCTCCGCTAAAGAGCCTTGTCCTGCAGTATAAAGGTACACGGTTAAAACAGCCAATAGAACAATGGCCAAACATCAGTAAGAAGAAAACATTGTAtttgtcaaaaaagaaaaggcctTCTAAGTATTGTTAGCAGTAGCTAGTTCTGAATATAAAAAGTTCTTGCAGAAACAGTCTCTGTCTTTTAAAGACAAATACTGGTTTTGATAGAACATTAAATTATTTCTtaggattatttttttattaatgtagAATTCTTGTTctgttaaatacatttatagcctgtaatttattacaatttctaaaaaaaaacaaaaaaaactagaAGGCCAAACTCAGCGATAATCCATATTGGAAATCCCATCGCGTCTGTCCTCAGTAACAAGATGCATCATTTGCTGTTCAGCTAATTTAGTAGTTGTAGACTGGAACCATGGAACCAGCATGTATAACTACAAATCTGACAGCAGCGCTGTATCCAGACTCTTGATTTCATCCCCGCAGATGCTGTCAGGTTTTCGTGGGCCTTTTTAATTGGTCTTCTCACACAGCTTCATGTCAGCAGACTCCCCACCTTCGTCCCTCTGGaattacttcctgtcttttgtTTCAGTAAAGCGTGACGTGCTGCAGAAAAAGAAAACGATTATGTACCACTTAAAATACTTCCTCACAGTCCACACGCACTCAAGAAGATGACCACAAACCAGAGTGAGTTACAGTGATAATAAGGTAGCTCCTTCATTCATCCCAGTTGAATTCATTATGGCAGAATGCAGCTTATATTTTTAATCTAAGTTACAAGCTAAGAAAATCCACTGTATCATTTCATTGGCACGTTGTATATAGCGCTGAAATAATTTGTTTAATAACCAGTTAGTTAGTtgtcaaaaaaaattaacaacagTTTTGATATAGCTTCAtgtttaaagtcatttttcaagctgcttttcttttttaaatttagttttaatcaaaatatttaggtttagggctgttGGTTGGAAAATACAAGCATTTTATAGACTAGATAACTCAGTAACTGAAGTAATAATTAGACAATTGATtggtaataaaaaataattgtgaGTTGTAACGCACATTTTGATCTGCGACTTATAGCATTTATCTCCAGGTGTCAGTTATTTTCTCATTTCAAGGCGATTAAGGTGTCTCTTAAGAAGGTAAAATGATCCATTTTTTGAAAATCATTTGTTTCTTATTAATTAAATCTTTTTATTATTGGCCTAATCAACAAACTATGAGTGTTTGTTCCTGCTGTCTTCACTGATACATTTGTCACAGCAGAGCAAAGAAACCTCATCtttctttgtgttgtgttttctctgcattttcagtgtgtttgatcCCACTCAGTCTCGCTATGATCACTGGGTTCGCAGCCTCCAGCCTGTATTTATGATGCTCTCTCTGCAGAGCCTTTGCTCTCCGTGCCCTCATCTGTCTTCTGATGGGAGCTGGTTGGCCGGTTGCCTCGGTGGTGGGCAGCGAGCCCTCGCTGACAGGGCTGACATGTCAGCAGCCTCTCTGTGCTCTTGGGGGctttgagcagcagcagctcgcTCCCTGGGTTATTAGTGTGCAGATCACTGGGGAGTCCGGCCCAGGCTGCATCTGCCGGCTAATTAGCATTGTTTCTAACTCtgtggtttattttgaaaagggcgaaaacaagaaatgagTGTCCAAACACACCTACACTTTGTTTACTAtgtgttacagttacagtaGTTTGGTTCTGTGTATGTTCAAGTGCAGTGCGCCCACTTAGAAACAAACAAGTGCTTGTAAACAGAGGTTACATCATGGACTCAGTAGCTTGTTTATTGGATAGACTTTTGGTAAAGTTCACGTTTAGAAGTTACCGCAAATCAGAGTCTAAACTCTGCCTTGGCTTAGAGGACTTTGATTGTGTCAGTGAAATTATTAGTAACCAGCTAATTAATTGATGAGCTggttgacagaaaattaattgaaaaacaATTTTATAGTTGATTTATTATgacttttcaagcaaaaatgccagaTATTCTCTGGTTCTTTACAAACTTGAGgctttactttgttttatgtCAAAGTAAACTGAGTATCTTCAGGTAAATCAAGCAACCTGAATACATCTCTTTATTTttagaatatatttatttattgtttttactgttttcttacatttaataaaacaaatgacTCATTGATTATTTGCGAAACAAGACTAAGAGCCTACAGCCATCTTGTTAGTCATCTAGTTAGTCAGTCTATAAAGCACTTTGGGCATGAAATCTGCCATGCCTTGCctactgttccaacaatcacttATTCCTTCGTCAAAACAAAAGCACCAAGTTAGATGTTTTTCCCTGTGGTCTCTCTGCAGCTGCTGGCCggctgtttacagtcctgtaacgttatccccaccactcactGATGCCATGTTTAATAGCTCAACTGCCTGTTCCACCAACACAGACTGACCTCTGATGGTGCGTGATGAGCACAATGCACAATACATCCTCATTGCAGCTTCTCTGAATAGGTTTAAACGGAAGAGGAGCGTCTGTATTTTTGATAATATTGAAAATCATACCGTGGGATTTCTAAATAACATGGTGTACCATAATACCATGAAACAGCCCAAGCCTAACGCTCATTATGGCAATGCTACATGCTGGCGTTCAGCAGGTATAATATTTACCAAAGCACAGCTGAGGCAGTATTTGGTCACAAAACAAATCTCGGAATATCAGCTTTCAGTCTGTCGACACTTAAGCCTCTGGGTGTAACAGCTAATATTTCGCGGATTCTGATGTAGCCAGTGGTTATCTGGACCAAGACTTCATCGTCAGTGCACTGGTCACCACATTTTAATGCCAATCCATCCAATAACCAatagatatttcagtctgtaccaaagtggtggactgactgTACAGTGATCAGtgaacaatgaaaataattgttagttgcagtgtTGAGTTATTTTTTCTTCATATTAAAATATAACAGCCACCACTGTTTTCATTAGTTCATTTCGTCATGCTCAACTTTGCAAGTGTGAAAACTCCTTCAAATGAACCACCATCCAGTTGAGCGGTCTTGTGATAAATGTCACCATTAGGAAGCTGAAAATGTTCAGCTGTTGTCGTCAGTCAAGCTGATTTGACTCTGGTAATATTTGAGGCTCTTGTTTGTGGAGGCGGTGTATCAGAGTGTATTATTAGGAAATATTTTTCCCTCTATTTATGTTAAACATGGTGGATCAGTGGTAACCATGGCGTCTCACAGCAACGAGGTTCATTAGGGCCGACTGGAGGGAACCAGATAAAGTGCTGTGAACTATAATTCAGAGCAGTGGGAAGGAAAAATAGCAGAGTACACAAGTCAGAGTGGATCTGAAAAGGGTTAGAGCTCCACCTCCATAAATACAAGTTTTAAAAGAGCAAACTTCACTTGTAGGGTTGTATGTATCTGTAtggcgtgtgtttgtgtccatacTACACAGCGTACATCATAAGGGCATCATCATGTGAGCATCTTTGAGGTCACAACTCTGTGCTTGACCCTAAGGGCTCGCCAGAGAGCGCCAGCACATTTCCATCTCCATCatcagtgaccttgacctctcaGTTTGCTGTAAGAAAAGCTGAGGGCGGCGCTGCCCATGAGCTGCTGCCATCAGGgtcacagcagaggagagatgcaTCGTGGTGTTTGCTCTTCAGTCTTATAATGGGATTCTCTCTGAATGGCTTCAGAAGTGAAGCCATTCAAACTGAAACCTTTATTTATgaaggggacacacacacacacacacactaagtaAGGTTGTGCTTTTAGACTCTCATTGCTAAAAGCTTGGTCAGTGTCCAGGAACCTGACTGTGTGGCTTCAGTGCAGAGATCTGCAGAGCATGTCAACCTCACAATCCAGGACTAAAATACTATTTTCTGTGAAAAGCACTATGAATGGAGCTTTTAAAATTTCACTGCACCATTTGCTGTATTTGTCCTTCTCTCTTGGCTACATCCGaccaaaaaaatccaacatCGTCTGCTGCGTCATTTTCTTCTTTATGGCAGTTTAAAtgtgcaatatgtaattttctgcttCTGggggtctcaaaccaaaacaataacagaaaacggagttggatgatgtcacaaagtagcgtgggatcatgggagttgtagtcatataacagatacagatctgACGTTCCTCACTCCGTGAATTTACCGGCATCAGCTCAGCATTATTGAAACCTATCGTTAGATGTTGTTAGATGCTGGCGGGAGCGCTGGTGCCCCGGCGGGCAGCAGTGCTTGCAttacactggtggaaatgattaatatttccataacatcagccagatgtttgcttaTCTGTCTAGTAGAACACACGCGAGGTCGGCGTCGAATTGTAGTCCTAGATTTTCACGAAGCTCTCTCCATCTCGGAAAGGCCACACCAATATTTATCCTTGatttagctctcttcttatcccaaATTCTTCTGGGATCGCTTGGTTGACCCGTATGTTTCCGTTTTACCGGCTTGTTTACCGGGACAGCTTcggtgtcagaaggtgcagcaaccgTCGGTGTATAATCATGATCCATGACGAGTTAGCTTaacctagcaacagtaacgttcattctctgacgtctcatccggtctgcttcttcttcttctccttcatttaatggctATGGTAACGGAGTTATGTCGCCATTGCGACCTAATGACACGGTctgtaacttttattaatatttcatatttatctgggtttgaaaaattgttggaaatATTTCTGATCATCAAAGTACACagctaaacaaaatatataatattggtttagtctttattagacatttatgtggaaaaactacatattataccttGAAATGTAAGGAAGTTGTCCTTGTGTTAAAATGTGATTTATGTTCACTTTCcctttttatttgatttttcaaAAAAAGCACAGGAAATAactaactgtaaaataaattgatttttcaCGGTCATGGTTGGAGTCACCCTGAATAGGATTGCATCGAAGATTACAGGAAAACTCTGCAGGAAAACTTAAATCTATTAAATTTATTAGAGTGTAAAAACGAGGACATTTTAATTTGAGCTGAATTTCCCTATTCGGTGCTGTGCATTTAAACTTCTTCACATTTGTTATGGTCACAGGagctagggctgccccctaatagtcggccaaacgttagtcgaccacaaaggtcattagtcggcaagatttcatgaGTCACTTAGTcgcaatttaaaaacaaacaaaaaaaaaaagtcttgaaaCTCTATTatgagctgcaccttgtcaaaataaatccaaacctgtatgactggagcatgtgtgactttaatttgaaaggacagacagaggaagtgtctacgctcagcagtcagacaggagtcaggttaatttccagggctggtacctgcggttattccacaggctggttaataacatgtcgggcaggaaatccaaagtgtgggatcattttgagaaggtgaaggacgaacccaaggtgatatgtaaactcatcttcattggtcgactacaaacatgacgtatcatctgaaacatggaagtagctacatgcccattagcccacagcgtcattaacaggcggctcgctcagtgtgtgacgtgcacttggagataaaatataggcctctattaatgaaggttcattagtacggtttgtatttctctgtaatgtagcacagtgttaacaatgttactgatactattctttctcacaccttcaactcaaaccaccaaaatatatcatttaatcattacattcatatcagaaacatgcaggagactagtccactgatagACCTAAATGATGCCTGTTGGTCAGCTAGGATTTTTGGTTCAGCAACACTTATTTGAATATTGCTGTAATGTGGTCTTCATCCTTTGGGCTGCTCCAAGTTTGGGTACCCTAACAGCACAAATAGATGTGCTTCAAAATCCAAGTGGCATCTGACTTGAGCGCATTGTTTTACAGTGCAGTTGTTGCTCTGTCAGTTTGGTACTGAGTGAGAAATTGGACGCATGTCATGAGAGTGTGTAAAAAGTGTCAATGGTTGATGCGTGAGAATTGGCAGCTCTGCACAACATATTTTCTGTACCAAGTAGCCCCGTGCACAGCTCAAATTTCACATGCTGCTGTGCAACTGCATGAGCTATTTCGAGCCCTGCAATCCAAACAAACTGTGTTGTCTGATACACATCACCAAGACTTGTTGGTGCggctttgtttatttatttaaaatgcataCTCCAATCATTCAGCGTAGTTGATGTGTGCTTCAGTAACACTTGTACTCCATGTCCCAGTTTTAAAACAACAGAGTATTAGATAACAgtcaaaaactaaaaatatgCAAGATATAAAGTGAACGTGTGCCTAACAGAGTATCAAAGCAGAAAGATATGTACAAGAGTTTCTAAATATTAACTAAATTGTAGAAAAAATGCAGACTGCTAAAGGCAGCATAAAACAAAGttcagaggtttttttttaattagcatGATCAACAGATTGCTGCATGAAGTCACATTCTGTATTTTCACTCTGAACCACTCAAGTATGCTCCATAAAATCAGATCGTGTGGCACCAGCGAGCATGTGACGGGCCTTTGATGGTTTAAGATGTTATCATCCTTGAACTCAGACACTTGTAGTGATTTTGGTGGTTTTGCTGATCAGTTTCAGTGTGGAGGACAGTGAGATACAACTAGGGGAAATAAGAGGAACAGTGACTTTATGTGTGATTTTAGTAGAAGAACTGATCCAGACAGTTTAACTGAGGTGTGGTGGGAAGAGATAAAGTGCTGCCTCGGAGCGAGGTGGGAGGGACTGTTGTGGCTGAAGGTTTTATATTCATCTATAGGTGTAGAAAGTATAAAAATTgcatcttgtgtttgtttgtcacgAAAAGAACAAATATCAGTAAGAATATGGaaattgtttttaatctttaattaaCACTTCTGACCGCTTGAGTCATTTCAAAGCCTCGACTGCTTTGCTGAATGTTCTGGTTAATTATTGATGCCAGGTTTGATGATTAATGGAAAATTGAATGTATGCCATGTAAAATACATCAAAGCCTTACAAAAGATCATACTTCTGCATCTAATAGTAGACTAATATTCATCTACGGCATATCTATTAgtcctccctctttcattaAAAACGTCAGCGCGACATAGACATGATAAGTCTGATGATGATAAGTCTGTCACGCTCTCAACTTCACTGTCAGCACAGCAGAAGAATCTTGTGTCTTTCGTTTTTCATTTTGCGCAGCAGTAATTTGTGATGAATATGTGTGAAAAGAAACATGCTGTTCATGTTCTGTATATTTACttaaataattcattttattcTCACATCATAAGAGctgtttataaaaatgtttttccttaaACTTTCCTCTCTCCCTGTTTTCCTCCAGGTGAGGTGAAGATGGTGGACCGGCTTGCGAACAGCGAGGCCAACTCCAAGCGGATCGCAGTGGTCGAGGGCTGCTTCGGCGCTGCGGGCCAGCCGCTGGCCATCCCCGGCCGCGTGCTGATCGGCGAGGGCGTCCTCACCAAACTCTGCCGCAAGAAGCCCAAGGCGCGCCAGTTCTTCCTCTTCAACGACATCCTGGTCTACGGCAACATCGTCATCCAGAAGAAGAAGTACAACAAGCAGCACATCATCCCGCTGGAGAGCGTCACCATCGACACGGTGCCGGACGAAGGCGACCTGCGCAATGGCTGGCTCATCAAGACACCCACCAAGTCCTTCGCCGTTTACGCAGCCACCGCCACTGAGAAGTCAGAGTGGATGAACCACATAGGGAAGTGTGTGGGAGACTTGCTGCAAAAGAGCGGCAAGGCTCCGACGGGTGAGCATGCTGCCGTGTGGGTGCCTGACTCGGAGGCAACAGTGTGCATGCGCTGCCAGAAGGTAAAGTTCACGCCAGTCAGCCGCCGCCACCACTGCAGGAAGTGCGGCTACGTGGTTTGCGGGCCCTGCTCGGAGAAGAAGTACCTCCTGCCCAGCCAGTCGTCCAAACCAGTTCGCGTCTGCGAGTACTGCTACGTGCAGCTGACGTCAGGAGCCCTGGCGCCGCGCACAGACTCCATCAGCCGGCTGGGGTCAAAGTTCAACAACCTGTCGGACGATGACGACGAAGACGACAGCAGTGACTGAGAGACGAGCACATCCTCCCGACGGTCAGCCTCGTCCCCACGTCAAGGAGGAAatacttctttttttgtttctttctcctCCCAGATGATCGAATCAATGATGAATCCCACCTCGGAGgatgaattcattcattcacttcaaaccaaaatattttattttttcctctgattCCAGCAGGGATGAATATATTCCTGAACACAGTGATTTAAATGATGAAATGTGGAATTAACTGGGTGACCAGGAGAACTCTGGGAGAAAGCCTGACTCTTCATCACTTCCACTTCTCTCTCGACTCTCGGTTAGGCTGCAGTTAGTCACTACAGACGCATTGGTGCTAATGAGAAACatcccctcctctttctcctcctctttactTCTTTATCTCTTtccctttttgttttaatgtccaTGAACTACACGAGGTGATTGCTTGTAATTTCTGCAGGGAAAACTAAATGTTTGGGCTCTAACCTTTATCTCCTCTGTCCTTCAGGTATTACACCAAACAGGACTTTTTTCATAACagaagtttggtatttttctgCCTGATTTTGTAAATTTGTCTCCAGCAAAATGTCAAGATCCCTTTTTATAAATAAGATATTACTGTAAACGCAGAGCTTTTCTAGTCGACCTAATATAGTTGCTTCTGACAAATCAGCTGAAGCTTTTCTCGCAGtgagtgtttgtctctgtaaaCACACTTCTGTGAGTTTTCTCAGCGACCGCCCCCAAAAAACTAACTCGACCTCTTGCCTATGCTGTCACGTAGTGCCTTGTAGGAAATTAAGCTCAGCCTTCGGTAAGAAATAGGTTATTTTTTAGTTAATGAATCCAGGCTGCAAAAAAACAGGGACTTCATGACAGTTTGACTCTGAAACACATTACCCAGGATggtgtttggttttgtgtgcgtgtgctaCAAACAGAAGAGCAGGGAGACTACCGACCAGCCGACAAACGGGAAGAGTTCAATTTGGGCTTTCCCTGGAACTTTTCCTGAAAGACACTTGACTCAGCCACCACTCTCAAATTCTATGTTTGAGTTTTTGAAAGGAGAGGCATCGGTTTTCAGATTCAGCTGCTAAAAGGCATTTTTTTCCACCATGTTATTTAACAACCTGTAATCTGGAGTTTCCCTTAACCTGAACAACTTCCTGCcctttgtttccactgtgttTTACATACCAGAGCGT encodes the following:
- the plekhf2 gene encoding pleckstrin homology domain-containing family F member 2, with amino-acid sequence MVDRLANSEANSKRIAVVEGCFGAAGQPLAIPGRVLIGEGVLTKLCRKKPKARQFFLFNDILVYGNIVIQKKKYNKQHIIPLESVTIDTVPDEGDLRNGWLIKTPTKSFAVYAATATEKSEWMNHIGKCVGDLLQKSGKAPTGEHAAVWVPDSEATVCMRCQKVKFTPVSRRHHCRKCGYVVCGPCSEKKYLLPSQSSKPVRVCEYCYVQLTSGALAPRTDSISRLGSKFNNLSDDDDEDDSSD